Proteins encoded by one window of Halomonas sp. SH5A2:
- a CDS encoding DNA internalization-related competence protein ComEC/Rec2, whose amino-acid sequence MRIGLAMPVAVAVMAGAVLGSWLGPSGNTMRVTSVLGILLLVLATARLRHCLWLAIACWGLVAIQSQWVRQLPPGLSGEDLRVEGRITQTQQISGGLRLLLAVDRCEAPDRRPSCEHLKKVRVSAYAPESPLPQPGERWMMPLRLRPPSGFMNPGAFDYAHWLWREGIDATGYVRQEPPSQRLTSAPFSLRHHAHAMLEEQPLSPRTRRWLAALTLGLGDQLTQDDWKLLNASGTTHLVVISGLHVGLVASFVLLLARGAAHWLTPGNWRLRAWPWWLSGAATVGYAVLAGMEPPAMRAMIMSVVGLWVLSGRHAPGPWQGWWLALAAVLVIDPVALWRPGLWLSFLAVAWLIIIWQGRPRPQGLRGWCWAVLRSQCLLAPLMAAAVLIAFGRVAPAAPLINLVAVPFMSLFMVPLALLGWLLTPVPYASTAAWWLFEQGLGGFYSALEVAVIHWPLWEPPRYLHLPWALGLFVLALCWGLPGTARWLKRGVLIVVMLVPFWPASPRLSGDGLLITVYDVGQGQLIELRSAHQRMLVDTGPRYRSGFMPLETLWPPGQHFDQVLVSHSDSDHAGGVQALRDQHQVGEWRAPAQEPLAVKSLDCQRGDEWQRDGVHYRVLWPNADHSESSSNDRSCVLSVQVGQQHVLITGDVGRQVERRLIGDLSSPVTVLVAGHHGSASSSGLQFVRAADARHVIFSAGRDNPFGHPNDDVVRRFREQGSCLWNTAQDGAVQLRLFPDASLEINTLRRAVEPRQRC is encoded by the coding sequence ATGCGCATTGGACTTGCGATGCCGGTGGCAGTGGCAGTCATGGCGGGAGCTGTGCTTGGCAGTTGGCTAGGGCCATCCGGCAATACGATGCGGGTGACCTCTGTGCTGGGCATTTTGCTGCTTGTCCTGGCGACGGCTCGTTTACGTCACTGCCTTTGGCTGGCGATTGCCTGTTGGGGGCTGGTGGCCATTCAGTCCCAATGGGTAAGGCAATTGCCGCCAGGCCTCTCGGGGGAAGATCTCCGGGTTGAAGGGCGTATCACACAGACTCAGCAGATAAGTGGTGGCCTGCGCCTGTTATTGGCGGTGGACCGCTGTGAGGCACCGGACCGGCGGCCAAGCTGCGAGCACCTGAAAAAGGTTCGAGTCAGCGCGTACGCGCCGGAATCGCCATTGCCTCAGCCAGGTGAGCGCTGGATGATGCCCCTGCGTTTGCGCCCGCCCAGCGGCTTTATGAATCCCGGTGCTTTCGACTATGCCCACTGGCTATGGCGCGAAGGTATCGATGCGACCGGCTATGTGCGGCAGGAACCTCCTTCTCAGCGGTTGACCTCAGCTCCTTTCTCACTGCGTCACCACGCGCATGCCATGCTGGAAGAACAGCCGCTTTCACCGCGCACCCGGCGGTGGCTGGCGGCGCTCACGCTTGGGCTGGGAGACCAGCTCACCCAGGATGACTGGAAGCTACTCAACGCCAGTGGGACGACTCACCTGGTCGTGATCTCCGGTCTGCACGTGGGGCTGGTCGCGTCTTTTGTCCTGCTGCTGGCGCGCGGAGCAGCACACTGGCTAACGCCAGGGAACTGGCGCCTGCGGGCGTGGCCCTGGTGGCTGTCCGGAGCGGCGACCGTCGGTTATGCGGTGCTGGCGGGTATGGAGCCGCCAGCTATGCGCGCCATGATCATGAGCGTTGTGGGTCTCTGGGTGTTGAGCGGTCGCCACGCACCGGGACCCTGGCAAGGCTGGTGGCTGGCATTAGCCGCTGTATTGGTAATCGATCCCGTTGCCCTTTGGCGACCCGGGTTATGGCTGTCGTTTTTGGCTGTTGCCTGGCTGATCATCATTTGGCAAGGCAGGCCACGCCCGCAAGGCCTGCGCGGATGGTGTTGGGCAGTGCTGCGATCCCAGTGTCTGCTGGCGCCGTTAATGGCGGCGGCGGTGCTCATCGCGTTTGGCCGGGTGGCGCCGGCGGCCCCCCTGATTAACCTTGTCGCCGTCCCCTTTATGAGCCTTTTCATGGTGCCACTGGCGCTACTGGGTTGGTTGCTGACGCCAGTGCCTTACGCGTCGACGGCGGCCTGGTGGTTGTTCGAGCAGGGATTAGGGGGCTTTTACAGCGCCCTGGAGGTGGCGGTGATTCACTGGCCGTTATGGGAGCCACCACGCTATTTGCACCTGCCATGGGCATTGGGGCTTTTTGTGTTGGCGTTATGCTGGGGACTGCCCGGCACGGCAAGGTGGCTGAAGCGAGGGGTCCTTATCGTTGTCATGTTGGTGCCTTTTTGGCCAGCATCGCCGCGCCTCTCAGGTGATGGCTTGCTTATCACCGTTTATGATGTGGGGCAGGGCCAACTGATAGAGCTGCGTAGCGCCCATCAGCGGATGTTGGTGGACACCGGGCCACGCTATCGCTCGGGATTTATGCCGCTTGAGACCCTATGGCCGCCGGGGCAGCATTTTGACCAGGTGCTTGTCAGCCATAGCGATAGTGACCACGCGGGGGGCGTGCAGGCGCTCCGCGACCAGCACCAGGTGGGTGAATGGCGTGCGCCTGCCCAAGAGCCTCTGGCGGTGAAAAGTCTTGACTGCCAACGGGGCGATGAGTGGCAACGTGATGGCGTTCATTATCGCGTGCTGTGGCCCAACGCGGACCATAGCGAATCCTCGTCCAATGACCGTTCGTGCGTGCTGTCGGTTCAGGTGGGCCAGCAGCACGTGCTAATCACCGGCGATGTCGGCCGTCAGGTCGAGCGGCGACTGATCGGAGATCTCAGTTCGCCGGTCACGGTATTGGTCGCTGGGCACCACGGCAGTGCCTCGAGTTCGGGGCTCCAGTTCGTGCGGGCAGCCGATGCCCGGCATGTTATCTTTAGTGCCGGTCGCGATAATCCCTTTGGTCACCCCAATGATGACGTCGTGCGGCGTTTTCGCGAGCAGGGGAGTTGTTTATGGAATACCGCGCAAGACGGCGCTGTCCAGTTGCGCCTCTTCCCCGATGCTTCGCTTGAAATAAATACCCTGCGCAGAGCGGTCGAGCCGCGACAGCGGTGTTGA
- the msbA gene encoding lipid A export permease/ATP-binding protein MsbA: MTESGWVLYKRLLTYVKPHWRAFSLALLGFVIYAASSTALAEMMKRLIDGIQNPDASFRLFLPLFVIIMFTARGIGTFLSTYFMAYVGRYVVHTLRCDVFAHMLHLPGMFFDHHSSGHLVSRVTYHVEQVAGAATKALTILLREGLFVIGLLGYLLWTNWMLTLLFLAVTPVIAGVVSYTSKRFRRLSKRIQHSMGDVTHVASEALSGHRVVRTHGAEIYEKQRFERVSEENRQQSMKEAMTRAISSPVILILVAISMAILVWLAMAPALMASMTPGEFVAFITAAALMIKPVRQLTEINSEIQKGIAAATELFGLLDRAPESDNGTYRVERLTGRVKLENVSFRYADDQPYVLQDINLEVAPGEMVAIVGRSGSGKSTLVSLLPRFYRVNEGRITIDDVPLDDYALRPLRQQMALVSQQVTLFNASIADNIAYGVVNPDPAAVKAAAEAAYADEFIDQLPQGYNTVVGENGVMLSGGQRQRLAIARAIFKDAPLLILDEATSALDTESERYIQKALEDVCQGRTTLVIAHRLSTIERADRIIVMDQGRIIEQGSHQTLLEAGGAYAALHQLQFQEPQ; the protein is encoded by the coding sequence GTGACTGAATCAGGCTGGGTCCTCTATAAACGTCTATTAACCTATGTAAAGCCGCATTGGCGTGCCTTTAGCCTGGCGCTGTTGGGCTTTGTGATTTACGCCGCGTCAAGCACGGCGCTGGCGGAAATGATGAAACGCCTGATTGACGGCATCCAAAACCCCGACGCCTCATTTCGGCTCTTTCTTCCATTGTTCGTCATTATCATGTTTACCGCGCGTGGCATCGGGACCTTTCTGAGTACCTACTTCATGGCTTATGTCGGGCGCTATGTGGTCCACACACTGCGCTGCGATGTCTTTGCCCACATGCTTCATCTGCCGGGCATGTTTTTTGATCACCATTCCAGCGGTCATCTGGTGTCCCGTGTGACCTATCATGTTGAGCAAGTCGCGGGGGCGGCGACCAAGGCGCTTACCATCCTGCTGCGTGAAGGGTTGTTCGTGATTGGTCTGCTGGGCTATTTGCTGTGGACCAACTGGATGCTGACGTTGTTGTTTTTAGCCGTCACGCCAGTTATCGCAGGGGTGGTGAGCTACACCAGCAAACGCTTTCGCAGGCTTTCCAAGCGTATTCAGCACTCCATGGGCGACGTGACCCATGTGGCCTCTGAAGCGCTTTCGGGTCATCGGGTAGTCCGTACCCATGGCGCGGAGATATATGAAAAACAACGTTTTGAGCGCGTCAGTGAAGAGAACCGCCAACAAAGTATGAAGGAAGCGATGACGCGTGCCATCAGCTCACCGGTCATTTTGATTCTGGTGGCTATCTCGATGGCCATTCTCGTCTGGTTGGCCATGGCACCAGCATTGATGGCCAGTATGACGCCGGGTGAGTTTGTCGCCTTCATTACTGCCGCCGCTCTGATGATCAAGCCGGTTCGTCAGCTGACGGAAATCAACAGTGAAATCCAGAAAGGCATTGCGGCCGCGACCGAACTGTTCGGCTTGCTGGATAGGGCCCCCGAAAGCGATAACGGTACGTATCGGGTCGAACGGTTAACAGGTCGCGTCAAGCTTGAAAACGTCAGTTTCCGCTATGCCGATGATCAGCCCTATGTCCTTCAAGATATCAATCTGGAAGTGGCACCCGGCGAGATGGTGGCGATCGTGGGGCGGTCCGGTAGCGGCAAGTCGACTCTGGTGAGCTTGCTGCCCCGCTTTTATCGTGTCAACGAAGGGCGTATCACCATCGATGATGTGCCGCTCGACGACTACGCGCTGCGTCCCCTGCGTCAGCAAATGGCGCTGGTCTCCCAGCAGGTCACGCTGTTCAATGCCTCGATTGCCGATAACATCGCTTACGGCGTGGTTAATCCGGACCCTGCGGCGGTCAAGGCGGCCGCTGAAGCCGCCTATGCCGATGAATTTATCGACCAGCTTCCCCAGGGCTACAACACGGTGGTGGGCGAAAACGGCGTGATGCTGTCAGGCGGTCAACGCCAGCGGTTGGCCATTGCGCGGGCAATTTTTAAGGATGCCCCGTTATTGATTCTGGATGAGGCCACCTCTGCTCTGGATACCGAATCAGAGCGCTACATCCAAAAAGCGCTTGAAGATGTCTGCCAGGGCCGCACGACCCTGGTGATTGCTCACCGGTTGTCCACTATCGAGCGTGCTGATCGGATTATCGTCATGGATCAGGGGCGCATAATTGAACAGGGCAGTCATCAAACTCTGCTGGAGGCAGGCGGTGCTTACGCGGCGCTGCATCAGTTGCAGTTTCAGGAGCCCCAGTGA
- the lpxK gene encoding tetraacyldisaccharide 4'-kinase has product MKLADRWLAGAYQGSRWLWPLRPLGKLYQWLMQRRARQFQTGRRRAWRAPVPVIIVGNITLGGTGKSPLVAWLGNRLAAQGWSPGIVSRGYGGSAERYPLQVTPTTPVSESGDEPLMLAQQTELPVMVDPQRARAAEALVQAGCDVIISDDGLQHLALARDIELVVIDGARGLGNGYCLPAGPLRESTGRLKSVDAVIVNGVSAAELPVEAVAMRLGPCAWRRLDDGRRFPLAPLPFTVPVNSLAAIGNPQRFFATLTSLGVTGEWHPLADHQPLTEALLNQWRGRPLVMTAKDAVKCQAFAPPDSWVLDVEAVLPPDFEHWLTDKLSALT; this is encoded by the coding sequence GTGAAGCTTGCCGACCGATGGCTTGCGGGTGCCTACCAGGGTAGCCGCTGGTTATGGCCTTTGCGGCCCTTGGGCAAGCTATACCAATGGCTGATGCAGCGCCGCGCGCGCCAGTTTCAGACCGGCAGGCGACGGGCATGGCGGGCGCCGGTGCCGGTCATCATTGTGGGTAATATTACCCTGGGCGGTACGGGCAAATCGCCGCTGGTAGCATGGCTTGGAAACCGGCTGGCAGCACAAGGTTGGTCGCCGGGTATCGTGTCACGCGGCTACGGCGGCAGTGCCGAACGCTACCCGCTACAGGTGACGCCGACTACGCCGGTAAGCGAAAGCGGCGATGAGCCGCTGATGCTGGCCCAGCAGACGGAGCTTCCGGTCATGGTCGACCCGCAGCGCGCACGAGCGGCGGAGGCCCTCGTCCAGGCCGGCTGCGACGTAATTATCAGCGATGATGGCTTGCAGCATCTCGCCCTGGCGCGCGATATTGAATTGGTGGTCATCGATGGCGCGCGTGGACTGGGTAATGGTTATTGCCTGCCGGCGGGCCCGCTACGCGAATCGACAGGCCGGTTGAAGAGCGTCGATGCCGTGATTGTGAATGGCGTAAGCGCCGCTGAGCTACCGGTAGAGGCCGTCGCCATGCGCCTTGGGCCATGCGCCTGGCGCCGGCTTGACGATGGTCGGCGGTTTCCGCTGGCGCCACTGCCGTTTACGGTCCCGGTTAATAGCCTGGCTGCCATCGGTAATCCCCAGCGATTTTTTGCGACATTGACATCGCTGGGGGTGACCGGTGAATGGCATCCGCTAGCGGATCACCAGCCGCTGACCGAGGCGTTGCTAAACCAGTGGAGAGGGCGTCCGCTGGTGATGACCGCCAAGGATGCTGTGAAATGTCAGGCGTTCGCCCCGCCGGATAGTTGGGTCCTCGATGTGGAAGCCGTGCTTCCACCTGATTTTGAGCATTGGCTGACAGACAAGCTGTCAGCGCTTACCTGA
- a CDS encoding Trm112 family protein — MDKELLAMLVCPLCQGKLKFDREAQELHCVYDGLAYSIEDGIPVMLPEAARALDVDEKLPPSPGRTGEG; from the coding sequence ATGGATAAGGAATTGCTGGCAATGTTGGTCTGCCCGCTGTGTCAAGGCAAGTTGAAATTCGACCGCGAGGCCCAGGAGCTGCATTGTGTTTACGATGGCCTGGCCTATTCGATTGAAGATGGCATTCCGGTGATGTTGCCAGAAGCGGCCCGTGCGCTGGATGTCGATGAAAAACTGCCGCCGTCACCAGGCCGCACAGGAGAGGGGTAA
- the kdsB gene encoding 3-deoxy-manno-octulosonate cytidylyltransferase yields MALSFTVVIPARYGSSRLPGKPLLDIAGEPMIAHVWRRACQSRASRVVVATDDARIQAAMAPYGAEVVMTREDHASGTDRLAEVADQLALDESALVVNVQGDEPLIPPALINQVAERLADDDQASIATLAEPIADVDSLFNPNVVKVVRSFQGRALYFSRAPIPWDREHFSEPPEVLSTDAWLRHIGLYAYRVSFLHAYCDWPASSLEQLEQLEQLRALQYGHAIQVALACDVNPAGVDTAEDLARVRALLAPTQQKE; encoded by the coding sequence ATGGCGTTGTCGTTTACCGTGGTGATTCCCGCCCGCTATGGATCAAGCCGTTTACCGGGCAAGCCGCTGCTGGATATTGCGGGAGAGCCGATGATTGCCCATGTCTGGCGACGCGCCTGCCAGAGCCGCGCCAGTCGTGTGGTGGTGGCCACCGACGATGCACGTATTCAGGCGGCCATGGCGCCTTACGGCGCCGAGGTCGTCATGACGCGTGAGGACCATGCCTCCGGAACCGACCGGCTGGCCGAGGTTGCCGACCAGTTGGCGCTGGATGAGTCGGCGCTGGTGGTCAATGTCCAGGGCGACGAACCCTTGATTCCCCCGGCGCTGATCAATCAGGTGGCCGAGCGCTTGGCGGACGATGACCAGGCCTCCATTGCGACGCTGGCGGAACCGATTGCGGATGTCGATTCGCTGTTTAACCCCAATGTCGTCAAGGTGGTGCGTTCGTTCCAGGGGCGGGCGCTGTATTTTTCGCGGGCGCCGATTCCCTGGGACCGTGAACATTTTTCTGAGCCACCTGAGGTGCTCAGCACCGATGCGTGGCTGCGCCATATCGGCCTCTATGCCTATCGGGTCAGCTTTCTGCATGCCTACTGTGACTGGCCTGCATCAAGCCTTGAGCAGCTTGAACAGCTCGAACAGTTGCGTGCATTGCAGTATGGCCATGCGATTCAGGTCGCACTGGCCTGTGACGTAAACCCGGCCGGGGTCGATACCGCTGAGGATTTAGCTCGCGTGCGCGCGCTATTGGCGCCAACACAGCAGAAGGAGTGA
- a CDS encoding low molecular weight protein-tyrosine-phosphatase, translated as MKVLFVCLGNICRSPTAEGVFRRALARAGWQDRVVVDSCGVGQWHVGNAPDPRAQAAAEQRGIDISGLRARQLQAQDFADFDYVLGMDRDNLRAMLAMKPAHANAHVGLFLDFADLTESEVPDPYYGGDEGFERVFNLLEAAAEGLVEHIQRGH; from the coding sequence GTGAAAGTGCTGTTTGTTTGCTTAGGTAATATCTGCCGTTCGCCCACCGCAGAAGGGGTATTTCGCCGCGCGCTGGCGCGTGCCGGATGGCAGGATCGTGTGGTTGTCGATTCCTGCGGCGTGGGACAATGGCATGTAGGCAATGCGCCCGACCCGCGCGCTCAGGCAGCGGCTGAACAGCGAGGTATCGATATCAGCGGTTTGAGGGCTCGCCAATTGCAAGCTCAAGATTTCGCTGACTTTGACTATGTGCTGGGGATGGATCGCGACAACCTTCGCGCGATGCTGGCCATGAAGCCTGCTCACGCCAACGCCCATGTGGGGTTGTTTCTGGACTTTGCCGACCTGACGGAAAGCGAGGTGCCGGACCCTTACTACGGCGGTGATGAAGGCTTCGAGCGTGTGTTCAATCTCCTGGAAGCCGCTGCCGAAGGTTTGGTTGAGCATATCCAGCGAGGCCATTGA
- the murB gene encoding UDP-N-acetylmuramate dehydrogenase: MSALAVQREVDLSDANTLRLPCMAERYAAPRTLAQLQQVLAQASREGWSVTVLGGGSNVLLPARLSGIVIRPLLEQWWLQARGDQLLAHVGAGVNWHRLVMSVAASGLWGTENLALIPGDCGAAPVQNIGAYGVELADRLDAVQVLDRASGEVRWLSRDACQFGYRDSIFKGALAETVIITRLVLRLSREPLAALGYGDLAKRVSTSPTPLAVANAVCAIRGEKLPDPQELANAGSFFKNPFVTDQLAATLRQQYPDMPCFPQGNGQTKLAAGWLIDQCGLKGFRQGAFAVHERQALVLVHFGGGNRQGLLALANTVAERVAERFAVRLTPEPRLIAA; encoded by the coding sequence ATGAGCGCACTGGCAGTTCAGCGAGAAGTCGACCTGAGTGACGCCAATACGCTGCGCCTGCCGTGTATGGCCGAACGGTACGCGGCGCCTCGCACCCTGGCGCAATTGCAGCAGGTGCTTGCCCAGGCCAGCCGGGAAGGCTGGTCGGTAACCGTGCTCGGCGGCGGCAGTAATGTGCTGTTGCCCGCCCGGCTCAGCGGCATCGTGATTCGACCATTGCTTGAACAGTGGTGGCTGCAAGCGCGGGGCGATCAACTGCTTGCTCACGTGGGCGCGGGCGTGAATTGGCACCGACTGGTCATGTCGGTGGCGGCGTCCGGGTTATGGGGCACCGAAAATCTCGCCCTGATTCCCGGCGATTGCGGTGCAGCCCCGGTGCAAAATATTGGTGCGTATGGGGTGGAGCTGGCGGATCGGCTGGACGCGGTGCAGGTGCTTGATCGGGCGTCCGGTGAGGTACGCTGGTTGAGTCGCGATGCCTGCCAGTTTGGCTATCGAGACAGCATCTTCAAAGGCGCACTGGCGGAAACGGTCATTATTACTCGGCTGGTGCTGCGACTCTCCCGTGAGCCCTTGGCAGCGCTTGGCTATGGAGACTTGGCAAAAAGGGTTTCCACCTCGCCCACACCGCTGGCGGTGGCCAACGCAGTATGCGCTATCCGAGGTGAGAAACTACCGGACCCCCAAGAACTGGCCAATGCGGGCAGCTTTTTCAAAAATCCGTTTGTGACTGATCAGCTAGCCGCCACGCTGCGTCAGCAATATCCTGACATGCCGTGCTTTCCTCAGGGGAACGGGCAGACGAAGCTGGCAGCAGGCTGGTTAATCGACCAGTGTGGCTTAAAAGGGTTTCGTCAGGGGGCTTTTGCGGTTCACGAGCGTCAAGCGCTGGTACTGGTCCATTTCGGCGGCGGGAACCGCCAAGGCCTGCTGGCGTTGGCCAATACGGTCGCTGAGCGGGTCGCTGAACGCTTTGCCGTCAGGCTAACCCCCGAGCCGCGTCTGATAGCCGCTTGA
- the rne gene encoding ribonuclease E: protein MKRMLINATQPEELRVALVDGQRLYDLDIESGAREQKKANIYRGKITRVEPSLEAAFVDFGAERHGFLPLKEISREYFVKDVSGRPSIKEVLKEGQEVIVQVDKEERGNKGAALTTFISLAGRFLVLMPNNPRAGGISRRIEGDERSELKEAMSHLTVPDKMGLIVRTAGIGRSPEELQWDLDYLVQVWESITTEAGKRAAPFLIYRESNVIIRAMRDYLRQDIGEVLIDSPEIHAEALAFIRQVMPSYQQKIKLYADEVPLFSRFQIESQIETAYQREVKLPSGGSIVIDHTEALVSIDINSARATRGSDIEETALQTNSEAADEIARQLRLRDIGGLVVIDFIDMGPARNQREVENRMRDALKLDRARVQIGRISRFGLMEMSRQRLRPSLGETSGVVCPRCNGQGTIRDVRSLSLSIMRLIEEEAMKERSAQIRAILPVPVATYLLNEKRSVLADIESRQGVRVVLLPNPEMDTPHYDVQRLRDDHLDEDDSQTLSSFELSTDSDVGKEPAPSFVPPAQRAEAAVKSVAHNAPAPASLQHEPSPESPAPAASNSEDASMLGRFMRGFAKLLGSDEQRPTPTDQAKTPSEPAAPRKTERSSSARREETQPNRQRNDSAAKSNTGNAQRSAGNETDDKRNGPSRTRNRRRHPQQDDSNSTQGNGNKPNRQKDTAQASSAKDSDSDTAGKSAPPKARRESNRDTSRNASDADANTSDTKSAAKANTDTPAAKQDDSKPKRTRNNPRQRTRQQAINPKAEAEQLKLQEEAAKAPSETDNASNDAATGTERQADNDSAAAAASQATAAAPADTAKQSPAEQEATAPSADSTADAVDEASATPAERPADNAAKARKSTHQRRQPKRDSRSKGGDAASNEDTDAVQSQDQTTASEEASTPSEAIETPAAQAPVTEEKPKAEPAADQADVSTSSTTAAEQAAADTGAPEANTSEAVSKPATSDETAEVSKQKAAQTPQDSDGEQAASAPEAPEKEPEQSTSEENAPEVNAEETAEEPIKASSEAVVEDSTAEQGVAEKGTTEKASPEQAPATEPAAETPAQPEATPAQQATPNSAAVAEEAAKPRRRRSRAHNDPRVKRKQQANDTSAD from the coding sequence ATGAAAAGAATGCTGATCAATGCGACCCAGCCTGAAGAGCTGCGCGTCGCTCTGGTTGATGGACAGCGGTTGTATGACCTGGATATCGAGTCCGGCGCACGAGAACAGAAAAAAGCCAATATTTATCGTGGCAAGATCACCCGCGTTGAACCCTCACTGGAAGCGGCTTTCGTTGATTTCGGCGCCGAGCGCCATGGTTTTCTACCGCTAAAGGAAATCTCGCGGGAATATTTCGTCAAGGATGTTTCCGGCCGTCCGAGTATTAAAGAGGTGCTCAAAGAAGGCCAGGAAGTCATTGTCCAGGTCGATAAGGAAGAGCGCGGCAACAAAGGTGCTGCGTTAACCACCTTTATCAGTCTGGCCGGTCGTTTTCTGGTGCTGATGCCCAACAATCCGCGCGCCGGCGGTATTTCACGCCGCATCGAGGGCGACGAGCGCAGCGAATTGAAAGAGGCCATGAGCCATCTTACCGTGCCCGATAAAATGGGCCTGATCGTGCGCACCGCTGGTATCGGCCGAAGCCCTGAAGAACTGCAATGGGACCTGGACTACCTTGTTCAGGTATGGGAGTCGATCACTACCGAAGCGGGCAAACGCGCCGCGCCTTTCCTTATCTACCGCGAATCCAACGTGATCATTCGCGCGATGCGCGATTACCTGCGCCAGGACATCGGCGAAGTCCTGATCGACAGCCCGGAGATCCACGCGGAAGCGCTCGCCTTCATTCGTCAGGTGATGCCGTCTTACCAGCAGAAGATCAAGCTTTACGCTGATGAAGTGCCGCTATTCTCACGTTTTCAGATCGAATCGCAAATCGAAACGGCCTACCAGCGCGAAGTCAAGCTGCCGTCCGGTGGTTCGATCGTGATCGACCATACCGAAGCTCTGGTATCCATCGATATCAACTCGGCTCGCGCCACCCGCGGCAGCGACATAGAAGAAACCGCGCTGCAAACCAACTCAGAAGCCGCCGATGAAATCGCTCGTCAGCTACGCCTGCGCGACATTGGCGGCCTGGTGGTCATCGACTTCATCGACATGGGGCCCGCCCGCAACCAGCGTGAAGTTGAAAATCGCATGCGCGATGCCCTCAAGCTGGATCGTGCCCGGGTGCAAATCGGCCGCATCTCGCGCTTTGGCCTGATGGAAATGTCACGCCAGCGCCTGCGTCCTTCGCTGGGCGAAACCAGCGGCGTGGTCTGCCCGCGCTGCAACGGCCAAGGCACCATTCGTGATGTCCGCTCGCTCTCGCTCTCCATCATGCGCCTGATCGAAGAAGAGGCCATGAAAGAGCGCAGCGCGCAAATACGGGCCATCTTGCCTGTACCTGTAGCGACGTACCTGCTTAACGAAAAGCGTAGCGTGCTGGCCGATATCGAATCCCGCCAGGGCGTTCGCGTTGTGCTGCTGCCCAACCCGGAAATGGATACCCCCCATTACGATGTGCAGCGTCTGCGCGATGACCACCTCGACGAAGACGACAGCCAAACGCTTTCAAGCTTTGAGCTATCCACGGATAGCGACGTCGGCAAAGAACCGGCACCAAGCTTTGTGCCGCCTGCCCAGCGGGCTGAAGCGGCAGTTAAAAGCGTTGCCCACAACGCCCCCGCACCTGCCTCGTTGCAACATGAGCCAAGCCCGGAAAGCCCAGCACCCGCCGCAAGCAACTCTGAAGACGCTAGCATGCTGGGTCGCTTCATGCGCGGATTTGCCAAATTGCTGGGTAGCGATGAGCAACGCCCCACGCCCACTGACCAGGCCAAGACGCCGTCAGAACCGGCCGCGCCGCGCAAAACCGAGCGGTCATCCTCCGCTCGCCGTGAAGAGACGCAACCCAACCGGCAGCGCAACGACAGCGCGGCCAAGAGCAATACGGGCAATGCCCAGCGCAGCGCCGGCAACGAGACCGACGACAAGCGCAACGGCCCCAGCCGCACCCGCAACCGTCGCCGCCACCCCCAACAGGATGACAGCAACAGCACCCAGGGCAACGGCAACAAGCCAAACCGTCAAAAAGACACTGCTCAGGCAAGTTCCGCCAAGGACAGTGACAGCGATACAGCAGGCAAAAGCGCACCACCCAAAGCACGTCGCGAGTCAAACCGTGACACTTCTCGCAATGCCAGTGACGCTGATGCCAATACCAGTGACACTAAAAGCGCTGCCAAGGCCAACACCGATACACCGGCGGCCAAGCAGGATGACAGCAAGCCCAAGCGCACGCGCAACAACCCGCGCCAGCGTACGCGTCAGCAGGCCATCAACCCGAAGGCCGAAGCCGAGCAGCTAAAGCTTCAGGAAGAGGCTGCTAAAGCGCCAAGCGAGACGGATAATGCGTCAAACGACGCGGCGACAGGTACCGAGCGCCAAGCCGATAACGACTCAGCCGCCGCGGCTGCTTCGCAGGCAACGGCCGCTGCTCCAGCGGACACGGCCAAGCAATCGCCCGCTGAACAGGAAGCAACCGCCCCTTCAGCAGATAGCACCGCTGATGCAGTCGACGAGGCATCCGCCACACCAGCCGAGCGCCCTGCCGACAATGCGGCCAAGGCGCGCAAGTCGACGCATCAACGGCGTCAGCCGAAGCGCGATTCGCGTTCGAAAGGCGGCGATGCGGCATCGAATGAAGACACCGACGCGGTGCAGTCGCAGGACCAAACGACCGCATCAGAGGAGGCTTCTACACCTTCCGAAGCCATTGAAACGCCAGCAGCCCAGGCGCCGGTAACGGAAGAGAAACCCAAGGCTGAACCCGCCGCTGATCAAGCGGACGTTAGCACGTCCTCGACGACAGCAGCGGAGCAGGCTGCCGCCGATACAGGCGCGCCTGAGGCCAACACCTCAGAAGCCGTCTCCAAGCCAGCCACCAGTGACGAAACGGCTGAGGTGAGCAAGCAGAAGGCCGCGCAGACGCCACAGGACAGCGATGGCGAGCAAGCCGCGTCAGCGCCTGAGGCGCCGGAGAAGGAACCTGAGCAAAGCACTTCTGAAGAAAACGCACCTGAAGTGAATGCTGAAGAGACGGCTGAAGAGCCTATTAAAGCGAGTTCTGAGGCGGTAGTCGAAGACAGCACTGCTGAGCAAGGCGTTGCTGAAAAAGGCACTACTGAGAAAGCCTCGCCTGAACAAGCGCCAGCCACTGAACCAGCGGCAGAAACGCCGGCTCAGCCCGAGGCAACACCTGCCCAGCAAGCGACGCCCAACAGCGCAGCAGTGGCTGAAGAAGCCGCCAAGCCACGTCGTCGCCGCAGCCGGGCGCACAATGACCCGCGCGTGAAACGTAAACAACAAGCCAACGATACTAGCGCCGACTAA